A genomic segment from Pseudoduganella chitinolytica encodes:
- the pdeM gene encoding ligase-associated DNA damage response endonuclease PdeM encodes MNAAATILAGEEVLLLAQKALYWPRERMLVIADIHFGKAASFRALGIPVPRGTTTENLQALDALLAARDVRHILFLGDFLHAKAAHASATVQAMLAWRARHPDLVLTLVRGNHDRHAGDPAAQLAVTMVDEPYVLGPFAFCHHPDLPADGYVLAGHVHPVYRLRAGRESMRLPCFLVGAHRAILPSFGSFTGGHEIEPGAGDRLYLAVEDTIFPLENK; translated from the coding sequence ATGAACGCGGCAGCGACCATACTTGCGGGCGAGGAAGTGCTGCTGCTGGCGCAGAAGGCGCTGTACTGGCCGCGCGAGCGCATGCTGGTCATTGCCGACATCCACTTCGGCAAGGCCGCGTCGTTCCGCGCACTGGGCATCCCTGTGCCGCGCGGCACCACAACCGAGAACCTGCAGGCGCTGGACGCGCTGCTGGCCGCGCGCGACGTGCGGCACATCCTGTTCCTGGGCGACTTCCTGCACGCCAAGGCGGCGCATGCGTCCGCCACCGTGCAGGCCATGCTGGCGTGGCGCGCGCGCCATCCCGACCTGGTATTGACCCTGGTGCGGGGCAACCACGACCGCCATGCCGGCGACCCTGCCGCACAACTGGCCGTGACGATGGTCGACGAACCGTACGTACTGGGGCCGTTCGCGTTCTGCCATCATCCCGACCTGCCGGCCGATGGCTATGTGCTGGCGGGCCATGTGCACCCCGTCTATCGCCTGCGGGCCGGCCGCGAGTCCATGCGCTTGCCCTGCTTCCTGGTGGGGGCGCACCGCGCCATCCTGCCCTCGTTCGGTTCCTTCACGGGTGGGCACGAAATCGAGCCGGGTGCGGGCGACCGGCTGTACCTGGCGGTCGAGGATACTATTTTCCCTCTGGAAAATAAGTAG
- a CDS encoding KGG domain-containing protein, with protein MASSNQGNNRGNRQGEAQGTTGNKQSATRNRGFASMDPQRQREIASEGGRAAHAKGTAHEFTSEEARRAGAMSHKNGNRQSARGGNSGGGNDQGNQG; from the coding sequence ATGGCATCATCGAACCAGGGTAATAATCGAGGTAACCGACAAGGCGAGGCCCAGGGCACCACGGGTAACAAGCAGAGCGCAACCCGCAATCGCGGCTTTGCGTCGATGGATCCGCAGCGTCAACGCGAGATCGCATCCGAAGGGGGACGCGCCGCGCATGCGAAAGGCACCGCGCACGAATTCACGTCGGAAGAGGCACGCCGGGCAGGGGCCATGAGCCACAAGAACGGCAATCGCCAGAGCGCACGCGGCGGCAATTCCGGTGGCGGCAACGACCAGGGCAACCAGGGCTGA
- a CDS encoding PepSY-associated TM helix domain-containing protein, which produces MSNDVNPAQAAASTARASRAVWLKQLHQWHWISSALCLLGMFLFSITGITLNHASQIEAKPTIVRKEATAPAALVAQLKTFAAQHDGAKAPLPAAAEDWLLATWSVKAGGRAAEWSADEVYLPMPKAGGDAWVRVGLEDGAAEFENTDRGWISWLNDVHKGRNTGTAWNWFIDIFAGACLVFCLTGLLILKFHAANRPFTWPMVGLGILVPAVIALLFIH; this is translated from the coding sequence TTGAGCAATGACGTCAACCCAGCCCAGGCGGCCGCCAGCACCGCCCGCGCCAGCCGCGCCGTGTGGCTGAAGCAGCTGCATCAATGGCACTGGATCAGCTCCGCGCTGTGCCTGCTGGGCATGTTCCTGTTCAGTATCACCGGCATCACCCTGAACCATGCGTCGCAGATCGAGGCCAAGCCCACCATCGTGCGCAAGGAAGCCACGGCCCCTGCGGCACTGGTGGCGCAGCTGAAGACGTTCGCCGCACAACATGACGGCGCCAAGGCACCGCTGCCCGCCGCCGCCGAGGACTGGCTGCTGGCCACCTGGTCGGTCAAGGCGGGCGGGCGCGCGGCCGAATGGTCGGCGGACGAAGTCTACCTGCCAATGCCGAAGGCGGGCGGCGACGCCTGGGTGCGCGTCGGCCTGGAAGACGGCGCCGCCGAATTCGAGAACACGGATCGCGGCTGGATCTCCTGGCTCAACGACGTCCACAAGGGTCGCAATACCGGCACCGCGTGGAACTGGTTCATCGACATCTTCGCCGGCGCCTGCCTCGTGTTCTGCCTCACCGGTCTGTTGATCCTCAAGTTCCATGCCGCGAACCGGCCGTTCACGTGGCCGATGGTCGGCCTCGGGATACTGGTTCCCGCTGTTATCGCACTGCTGTTCATTCATTAA
- a CDS encoding pyridoxamine 5'-phosphate oxidase family protein, producing the protein MTIFTKDELDDLTKRVKDVKFGMFTTSDDEHRMTSRPLTLQQIDEAGTMWFFVSDEEEFTTHLLNNPSVNVSFADVDDHLYVSIAGRASLVRDRAKMEQLWKPSVKAWFPEGLDDPHLALLEVQIQSAEYWDTGNSKMVSLFGMAKAAITGKRPTNVGEHKHLGH; encoded by the coding sequence ATGACGATATTTACCAAGGACGAACTGGACGACCTGACGAAACGCGTCAAGGACGTCAAGTTCGGCATGTTTACGACCAGCGACGACGAGCACCGCATGACGAGCCGTCCGCTGACCTTGCAGCAGATCGACGAGGCCGGCACGATGTGGTTCTTCGTATCGGACGAGGAGGAGTTCACCACGCACCTGCTGAACAACCCGTCCGTCAACGTCAGCTTTGCCGATGTCGACGATCACCTGTATGTCTCGATCGCTGGCCGGGCGAGCCTGGTACGGGACCGCGCCAAGATGGAACAGTTGTGGAAGCCGTCCGTCAAGGCCTGGTTCCCGGAAGGACTGGACGACCCGCACCTGGCACTGCTGGAGGTGCAGATCCAGTCGGCCGAGTACTGGGACACGGGCAACAGCAAGATGGTGAGCCTGTTCGGGATGGCCAAGGCGGCCATCACCGGCAAGCGGCCGACCAATGTCGGCGAGCACAAGCACCTGGGGCATTGA
- a CDS encoding ligase-associated DNA damage response exonuclease, which translates to MSDMVVVRKEGLYCVPGQFYIDPWRPVDRAVITHGHGDHARMGHGHYLAATPGVGILRSRLGDIAVQGLAYGETVEHNGVRISLHPAGHVLGSAQVRLECGGEIWVASGDYKVEGDATCTPFEPVRCHTFITESTFGLPIYRWEPQQQTFDDINAWWRKNAADGRASLMLCYSFGKAQRILSGLDASIGPIICHGSVEPLNRVYRAAGVPLPETRMVSDVDKADLKRAIIIAPPSAGGSPWVKRFGDFSDAFASGWMLLRGARRRRGVDRGFVLSDHADWPGLMGAIKETEAERVIVTHGSIPTMVRWLCQNGLDAKGFDTEYGDDEAENAAAAGAAADGVAPPDPEPDPVAQRWAVKDKADAARAAGTAEARRQVDAAGGADIPGGEDADA; encoded by the coding sequence ATGTCCGATATGGTCGTGGTGCGCAAGGAAGGCCTGTACTGTGTGCCGGGCCAGTTCTACATCGATCCGTGGCGGCCGGTGGACCGGGCCGTGATCACGCACGGCCACGGCGACCATGCGCGCATGGGCCACGGCCACTACCTGGCCGCGACGCCCGGCGTCGGCATCCTGCGCTCGCGCCTGGGCGACATCGCCGTGCAGGGCCTGGCGTACGGCGAAACGGTCGAACACAACGGCGTGCGCATCTCGCTGCATCCGGCCGGCCACGTGCTGGGTTCGGCCCAGGTGCGGCTTGAATGCGGCGGCGAGATCTGGGTCGCGTCGGGCGACTACAAGGTCGAGGGCGACGCGACCTGCACGCCGTTCGAACCGGTGCGCTGCCACACCTTCATCACGGAGTCCACGTTCGGCCTGCCGATCTACCGCTGGGAGCCGCAGCAGCAGACGTTCGACGACATCAATGCCTGGTGGCGCAAGAACGCCGCCGACGGGCGCGCCAGCCTGATGCTGTGCTACTCGTTCGGCAAGGCGCAGCGCATCCTGTCGGGCCTCGATGCCAGCATCGGTCCCATTATCTGCCACGGCTCGGTGGAACCGCTGAACCGGGTCTACCGAGCCGCCGGCGTGCCGCTGCCGGAAACCAGGATGGTCAGCGACGTCGACAAGGCCGACCTCAAACGTGCCATCATCATCGCACCGCCGTCGGCTGGCGGCTCGCCATGGGTGAAGCGCTTCGGCGACTTCAGCGACGCCTTCGCCAGCGGCTGGATGCTGCTGCGCGGCGCGCGCCGGCGCCGCGGCGTCGACCGGGGCTTCGTGCTGTCCGACCATGCCGACTGGCCCGGCCTGATGGGGGCGATCAAGGAAACGGAGGCCGAGCGTGTGATCGTCACGCACGGCTCGATTCCCACGATGGTGCGCTGGCTGTGCCAGAACGGCCTGGATGCCAAGGGCTTCGATACCGAGTATGGCGACGACGAGGCGGAGAACGCGGCGGCTGCCGGTGCCGCGGCGGACGGCGTTGCGCCGCCCGACCCGGAACCCGATCCGGTGGCGCAGCGCTGGGCCGTGAAGGACAAGGCCGACGCGGCCCGCGCCGCCGGCACGGCCGAGGCACGGCGCCAGGTCGACGCGGCGGGCGGGGCGGACATCCCAGGCGGGGAGGATGCCGATGCGTGA
- a CDS encoding ligase-associated DNA damage response DEXH box helicase — protein sequence MNRREAARQVGTFYARRGWQVFPFQRAVWQAALAGESGLLHATTGSGKTFAVWFAALQRAMCAKSSRKRGLRVLWITPMRALAADTLRALTESAAELMPGWTVDARTGDTSSAARARQAKHLPDTLITTPESLTLMLSKADAATQFALLDMVIVDEWHELMGNKRGVQTQLALARLRRWAHQSGNGDLVVWGLSATLGNLPRAKEVLLGPGVPGATVEGSIRKDILVDTLIPANPSRFPWAGHLGIQMLPAVIGEIEGHATTLVFCNTRSQAELWYQNMLEARPDWAGIIALHHGSLDKEVRDWVELGLKKGELKAVVCTSSLDLGVDFLPVERVLQIGSAKGIARLLQRAGRSGHAPGRVSRVTLVPTHSLELLEAAGAIQAVKDRDIEARHVPEKPLDVLVQHLVTIALGGGFRSEALFDEVRGAWSYRHLTEDEWQWALDFVARGGQSLTVYPEYRRVLPDEEGVYRVPDVALGRRHRMGIGTIVSEAMIQVKYQSGGRIGTVEEGFIARLNKGDNFLFGGRILEFIRVHEMTAYVKRATGAKGAVPRWQGGKMPLSSELAHAALAQMRLVTEGIYSGPEMLAIAPLLAIQARWSALPTPERTVIESVHSREGHHLFVYPFAGRAVHIGLASLFAYRIGCMQPITFSIAVNDYGFELLAADPVDWPTVFAPAHGRDVGLFGTDRLLEDVLASLNATELSQRRFREIARIAGLVFQGYPGQPKSNRQIQASSSLFFEVFRKHDAGNLLLTQAQREVLEQELELNRLRATLEALQGRTVSYHETRRATPFGFALMVERFREKLSTEKLSDRVARVLRELEKAAGP from the coding sequence ATGAACCGGCGCGAGGCGGCACGCCAGGTCGGCACGTTCTACGCCAGGCGGGGCTGGCAGGTCTTTCCGTTCCAGCGCGCCGTCTGGCAGGCCGCGCTGGCGGGTGAATCGGGCCTGCTGCACGCCACCACGGGCTCGGGCAAGACATTCGCCGTCTGGTTCGCCGCGCTGCAGCGGGCCATGTGCGCGAAGTCGTCCAGGAAGCGCGGCCTGCGCGTGTTGTGGATCACGCCGATGCGGGCGCTGGCCGCCGACACGCTGCGCGCGCTGACCGAATCGGCGGCCGAGCTGATGCCCGGCTGGACGGTCGATGCGCGCACCGGCGACACGTCGTCGGCCGCCCGGGCGCGCCAGGCCAAGCATCTGCCCGATACGCTCATCACGACACCGGAAAGCCTGACCTTGATGCTGTCGAAGGCCGACGCCGCCACGCAGTTCGCGCTGCTGGACATGGTGATCGTCGACGAGTGGCATGAACTGATGGGGAACAAGCGGGGCGTGCAGACGCAGCTGGCGCTGGCCCGGCTGCGCCGCTGGGCGCACCAGTCGGGCAATGGCGACCTGGTGGTGTGGGGCCTGTCCGCCACGCTCGGCAACCTGCCGCGCGCGAAGGAGGTATTGCTGGGGCCCGGCGTGCCCGGCGCCACGGTCGAGGGCAGCATCCGCAAGGACATCCTCGTCGACACGCTGATCCCGGCCAACCCGTCGCGCTTCCCGTGGGCGGGCCACCTGGGCATCCAGATGCTGCCCGCCGTGATCGGCGAGATCGAGGGACACGCGACGACGCTGGTGTTCTGCAATACCCGCTCGCAGGCGGAGCTGTGGTACCAGAACATGCTGGAGGCCAGGCCCGACTGGGCCGGCATCATCGCGCTGCATCACGGCTCCTTGGACAAGGAAGTACGCGACTGGGTCGAACTGGGCCTGAAAAAAGGCGAACTGAAGGCGGTTGTCTGCACCTCCAGCCTGGACCTTGGCGTGGACTTCCTGCCCGTCGAACGCGTGCTGCAGATCGGCAGCGCCAAGGGCATCGCCCGGCTGCTGCAGCGCGCCGGCCGCTCGGGCCATGCGCCGGGCCGGGTGTCGCGCGTGACGCTGGTGCCCACGCACAGCCTGGAGCTGCTGGAGGCGGCCGGCGCCATCCAGGCCGTCAAGGACCGCGACATCGAGGCGCGCCACGTACCCGAGAAGCCGCTGGACGTGCTGGTGCAGCACCTCGTCACGATCGCGCTGGGCGGGGGCTTTCGCTCCGAGGCGCTGTTCGACGAGGTGCGCGGCGCGTGGTCGTACCGCCACCTGACGGAAGACGAGTGGCAGTGGGCGCTGGACTTCGTCGCGCGCGGCGGCCAGAGCCTGACGGTGTATCCCGAGTACCGCCGCGTATTGCCGGACGAGGAGGGCGTCTACCGCGTGCCGGATGTGGCGCTGGGCCGGCGCCACCGGATGGGCATCGGCACCATCGTGTCCGAGGCGATGATCCAGGTGAAGTACCAGAGCGGCGGCCGCATCGGCACGGTGGAGGAGGGCTTCATCGCGCGCCTGAACAAGGGCGACAACTTCCTGTTCGGCGGCCGCATCCTGGAATTCATCCGGGTGCACGAGATGACGGCCTATGTGAAGCGGGCCACCGGCGCCAAGGGCGCGGTGCCGCGCTGGCAGGGCGGCAAGATGCCGCTGTCGTCCGAGCTGGCGCATGCGGCGCTGGCGCAGATGCGGCTTGTCACGGAAGGCATCTACAGCGGCCCGGAGATGCTGGCGATCGCGCCGCTGCTGGCGATCCAGGCGCGCTGGTCGGCACTGCCGACACCGGAGCGCACCGTCATCGAAAGCGTGCACAGCCGCGAGGGCCATCACCTGTTCGTCTACCCGTTCGCGGGGCGCGCCGTGCATATCGGCCTGGCGTCGCTGTTCGCCTACCGGATCGGATGCATGCAGCCGATCACGTTCTCCATCGCCGTCAACGACTACGGCTTCGAGCTGCTGGCGGCCGACCCGGTCGACTGGCCAACGGTGTTCGCGCCCGCGCACGGCCGCGACGTGGGCCTGTTCGGCACGGACCGGCTGCTGGAGGACGTGCTGGCCAGCCTGAACGCGACGGAGCTGTCGCAGCGGCGCTTCCGCGAAATCGCGCGCATCGCCGGCCTCGTGTTCCAGGGCTACCCGGGCCAGCCGAAAAGCAACCGGCAGATCCAGGCCTCGTCGTCGCTGTTCTTCGAGGTGTTCCGCAAGCACGACGCGGGCAACCTGCTGCTGACGCAGGCGCAGCGCGAAGTGCTCGAACAGGAGCTGGAGCTGAACCGGCTGCGCGCCACGCTGGAAGCGCTGCAGGGCCGCACGGTCAGCTACCACGAAACCAGGCGCGCCACGCCGTTCGGCTTCGCGCTGATGGTGGAGCGCTTCCGCGAGAAGCTGTCGACGGAAAAGCTGTCCGACCGCGTCGCGCGGGTGCTGCGCGAACTCGAGAAGGCGGCCGGGCCATGA
- a CDS encoding RecQ family ATP-dependent DNA helicase — MVTRNLSAAEKRAAVRIGTARARLIRNLLHNVFGVDQLRDGQRRVIDSVLEGNDTLAIMPTGSGKSLCYQIPASIFKGTTIVVSPLISLMKDQLEKLEEIGIGAAQLNSSLSREEELDALDSIRNNLSNIVFCTPERLATPEFLEVLKDTEIALLVIDEAHCISQWGHDFRPAYLEIGAARRALDNPPVLALTATATPDVIDDIGRQLGARMHVVNTGIYRPNLRYRVIQITNPAEKTAEAMRLVRETEGVGIIYAATVKAAEEMYEALEQAAESVALYHGKLPARERKENQDLFMNGERRVMVATNAFGMGIDKSDTRFVIHLQVPANLEAYYQESGRAGRDGADAECTLLYFQDDKRLQQFFLVKHYPSADELRAVYDTVVPLVPCQASVIADALPDMADSKLKVCLKLLKDGKLLRQNRKLDYLLTNKDASAVIFDQLSAIYQHKQERDREALEQMVGYAQSGYCRWKLMLDYFNDASAEVEHCGCCDNCVSPPSVQVEEGEAVLFEPPPEPSVPPGPVIAVGSQVKVPKFDIGTVLSVAGDQITIEFPENTTKTFMAEFVQPV; from the coding sequence ATGGTAACCCGAAATCTCTCCGCAGCCGAGAAGCGCGCCGCCGTGCGCATCGGCACCGCGCGTGCGCGCCTGATCCGCAACCTGCTGCACAACGTGTTCGGCGTGGACCAGCTGCGCGACGGCCAGCGCCGCGTCATCGACAGCGTGCTGGAAGGGAATGACACGCTGGCGATCATGCCCACCGGCAGCGGCAAGTCGCTCTGCTACCAGATTCCCGCGTCGATCTTCAAGGGCACGACGATCGTGGTCTCGCCGTTGATCTCGCTGATGAAGGACCAGCTGGAAAAACTGGAGGAGATCGGCATCGGCGCGGCGCAGCTCAACAGCAGCCTGTCGCGCGAGGAGGAGCTCGATGCGCTGGACAGCATCCGCAACAACCTCAGCAACATCGTGTTCTGCACGCCGGAGCGCCTGGCCACGCCGGAGTTCCTGGAAGTGCTGAAGGATACCGAGATCGCGCTGCTCGTCATCGACGAGGCCCACTGCATCTCGCAGTGGGGCCACGACTTCCGCCCGGCCTACCTGGAGATCGGCGCCGCCCGGCGGGCGCTGGACAATCCCCCCGTGCTGGCGCTGACGGCAACGGCCACGCCGGACGTCATCGACGACATCGGCCGCCAGCTGGGCGCGCGCATGCACGTCGTCAATACGGGCATCTACCGGCCCAACCTGCGCTACCGCGTCATCCAGATCACCAATCCCGCCGAGAAGACCGCCGAGGCCATGCGGCTCGTGCGCGAGACCGAGGGCGTGGGCATCATCTACGCCGCCACCGTCAAGGCGGCCGAGGAGATGTACGAAGCACTGGAGCAGGCCGCCGAAAGCGTGGCGCTGTATCACGGCAAGCTGCCGGCGCGCGAACGCAAGGAAAACCAGGACCTGTTCATGAACGGCGAGCGCCGCGTGATGGTGGCGACCAATGCGTTCGGCATGGGTATCGACAAGAGCGACACCCGCTTCGTCATCCACCTGCAGGTACCGGCCAACCTGGAAGCCTATTACCAGGAGTCCGGCCGTGCCGGGCGCGATGGCGCGGATGCCGAATGCACGCTCCTGTACTTCCAGGACGACAAGCGGCTGCAGCAGTTCTTCCTCGTCAAGCATTACCCGTCGGCGGACGAGCTGCGCGCGGTCTACGATACCGTGGTGCCGCTGGTGCCGTGCCAGGCCAGCGTCATTGCGGATGCGCTGCCGGACATGGCCGACAGCAAGCTGAAAGTCTGCCTGAAGCTGCTCAAGGACGGCAAGCTGCTGCGCCAGAACCGCAAGCTGGACTACCTGCTGACCAACAAGGACGCCAGCGCGGTCATTTTCGACCAGCTGTCGGCGATCTACCAGCACAAGCAGGAGCGCGACCGCGAGGCGCTGGAGCAGATGGTGGGGTATGCGCAGAGCGGCTACTGCCGCTGGAAGCTGATGCTGGACTATTTCAACGACGCTTCCGCCGAAGTCGAGCACTGCGGCTGTTGCGACAACTGCGTCTCGCCGCCATCGGTGCAGGTGGAGGAGGGCGAGGCCGTGCTGTTCGAGCCGCCGCCGGAACCGTCCGTCCCCCCTGGCCCCGTGATCGCGGTGGGCAGCCAGGTCAAGGTGCCGAAGTTCGACATCGGCACGGTGCTCTCCGTGGCCGGCGACCAGATCACCATCGAGTTCCCCGAGAATACGACGAAGACCTTCATGGCGGAGTTCGTGCAGCCGGTGTGA
- a CDS encoding DUF2271 domain-containing protein, whose amino-acid sequence MKLRYSIALSIPLFSASAMAADLAIKLDIPQLNVAEYHKPYIAAWMENADQKVVANLAVLYDTKKKDNAGTKWVKDMRQWWRKTGRDLTLPLDGVSGATRAPGEHTLTFPVAKEALNKLPAGQYQLVVEAAREAGGRELVKVPVAWPPKSAQEFSAKGKEELGNVVVQVKP is encoded by the coding sequence ATGAAATTACGCTACTCCATCGCGCTCAGCATCCCGCTGTTCAGTGCATCGGCGATGGCGGCCGACCTGGCCATCAAGCTCGATATCCCGCAACTGAACGTGGCCGAGTACCACAAGCCGTATATCGCCGCGTGGATGGAAAACGCGGACCAGAAGGTCGTTGCCAACCTGGCCGTGCTGTACGACACGAAGAAGAAGGACAACGCGGGGACCAAGTGGGTCAAGGACATGCGCCAGTGGTGGCGCAAGACGGGGCGCGACCTGACCCTGCCGCTCGATGGCGTTTCCGGCGCCACGCGCGCCCCGGGCGAGCATACGCTGACGTTCCCCGTCGCCAAGGAAGCATTGAACAAGCTGCCGGCCGGCCAGTACCAACTGGTGGTGGAAGCCGCGCGCGAGGCGGGCGGCCGCGAACTGGTCAAGGTGCCGGTGGCATGGCCGCCGAAGTCGGCGCAGGAGTTCTCCGCCAAGGGCAAGGAAGAACTGGGTAACGTCGTCGTGCAGGTCAAACCTTAA
- a CDS encoding MAPEG family protein, with protein sequence MSTELYLLGWTLVLAIVQILLHSTLRTRETGIMYNAGARDGGAPPQGQVTARLERAKLNLFETLPLFAAAVLAAHVAGAEGTLTWWGCWLYLGARVLYVPLYALGVPVVRSLVWLVSLAGLGMVLYALLSHS encoded by the coding sequence ATGAGCACCGAACTGTATCTGTTGGGCTGGACCCTGGTCCTGGCGATCGTCCAGATCCTGCTGCATTCGACGCTGCGCACACGGGAGACGGGGATCATGTACAACGCCGGCGCGCGCGACGGCGGCGCGCCGCCGCAGGGCCAGGTCACCGCGCGGCTGGAGCGGGCCAAGCTGAACCTGTTCGAAACGCTGCCGCTGTTCGCGGCCGCGGTGCTGGCGGCGCACGTGGCGGGTGCCGAGGGCACGCTGACATGGTGGGGCTGCTGGCTGTACCTGGGCGCGCGCGTCCTCTACGTGCCGTTGTACGCGCTGGGCGTGCCGGTCGTGCGGTCGCTGGTCTGGCTGGTGTCGCTGGCCGGCCTGGGCATGGTGCTGTACGCGCTGCTGAGCCATTCCTGA
- a CDS encoding ATP-dependent DNA ligase, translating to MREFARLYAELDETTATNRKLDALQAYFSSAAPENAAWAVYFLAGGKPRQAVPVKLLRQYATEYAGLDDWLFDECYDAVGDLAETIAHILPEPKTRSDVGLAEWIEQRIAPLRGAAPETIRQALFDYWDELETRERFLLMKLIGGGFRVGVSKLLVTRALSAIAAVDSKLIAQRLMGWTDGSVRPTAQGFLQLIAAQSDQEHAMRGGQPYPFFLAHQLQAAPATLGELKDWQVEWKYDGMRAQIVARGGENWVWSRGEDLITERFPELAAIRLPEGTVVDGEILVWQAGENDTGNPSPFADLQKRIGRKTLSAKLLAELPAALVAYDLLELDGVDLRQLPQCERRTLLEQLVERVDNPRLRISPLVHADSWDDLARIRDESRARGVEGMMIKAASAQYGVGRTKDVGTWWKWKIDPYSVDAVLIYAQAGHGRRASLYTDYTFAVWDSDGNGGRQLVPFAKAYSGLTDAEIAQVDNAVRRTTVEKFGPVRSVRPTMVFEIGFEGIAASHRHKSGIAVRFPRILRRREDKSVEEADTLDMLKGLLAQASLAA from the coding sequence ATGCGTGAATTCGCCCGCCTGTACGCGGAACTGGACGAGACCACGGCGACCAACCGCAAGCTCGATGCGCTGCAGGCGTACTTTTCCAGCGCGGCGCCGGAGAACGCGGCGTGGGCGGTCTACTTCCTCGCGGGCGGCAAGCCGCGCCAGGCCGTGCCCGTCAAGCTGCTGCGCCAGTACGCCACCGAATACGCGGGACTGGACGACTGGCTGTTCGATGAGTGCTATGACGCCGTGGGCGACCTGGCCGAAACCATCGCGCACATCCTGCCGGAGCCGAAGACGCGCAGCGACGTGGGGCTGGCCGAGTGGATCGAACAGCGCATCGCGCCGCTGCGCGGCGCCGCGCCGGAAACGATCCGGCAGGCGCTGTTCGACTACTGGGACGAGCTGGAAACGCGCGAGCGCTTCCTGCTGATGAAGCTGATCGGCGGCGGCTTTCGTGTCGGTGTCTCGAAGCTCCTTGTCACGCGCGCGCTGTCCGCCATCGCGGCGGTGGATTCGAAGCTGATCGCACAGCGGCTGATGGGCTGGACGGACGGCAGCGTGCGGCCCACCGCGCAAGGCTTCCTGCAGCTGATCGCCGCGCAGTCCGACCAGGAGCATGCGATGCGGGGCGGCCAGCCGTATCCGTTCTTCCTGGCGCACCAGCTGCAGGCCGCGCCGGCCACGCTGGGCGAGCTGAAGGACTGGCAGGTGGAATGGAAGTACGACGGGATGCGCGCGCAGATCGTCGCGCGCGGCGGCGAAAACTGGGTGTGGTCGCGCGGGGAAGACCTGATCACGGAACGCTTCCCCGAGCTGGCCGCGATCCGGCTGCCGGAAGGCACGGTGGTCGATGGCGAGATCCTGGTCTGGCAGGCGGGCGAGAACGATACCGGCAACCCGTCGCCGTTTGCCGACCTGCAGAAGCGCATCGGCCGCAAGACGCTGTCGGCGAAACTGCTGGCCGAGCTGCCGGCCGCGCTGGTGGCCTATGACCTGCTGGAGCTGGACGGTGTCGACCTGCGCCAGTTGCCCCAGTGCGAGCGCCGCACCCTGCTGGAACAATTGGTCGAGCGGGTGGACAATCCGCGCCTGCGCATCTCGCCGCTGGTGCATGCCGACAGCTGGGACGACCTGGCGCGCATCCGCGACGAGTCACGCGCCCGCGGCGTCGAGGGCATGATGATCAAGGCGGCCAGCGCCCAGTATGGCGTGGGCCGCACCAAGGACGTGGGCACGTGGTGGAAGTGGAAGATCGACCCGTACAGCGTGGATGCGGTACTGATCTACGCCCAGGCCGGGCACGGCCGACGCGCTTCGCTGTACACCGACTACACGTTCGCGGTATGGGACAGCGACGGCAACGGCGGGCGCCAGCTGGTGCCGTTCGCGAAGGCCTACTCGGGCCTGACCGATGCCGAGATCGCCCAGGTGGACAATGCGGTGCGCCGCACGACGGTCGAGAAGTTCGGCCCGGTGCGCAGCGTGCGGCCGACGATGGTGTTCGAGATCGGCTTCGAGGGGATCGCCGCCTCGCACCGCCACAAGTCCGGCATCGCCGTGCGCTTTCCCCGCATCCTGCGCCGGCGCGAGGACAAGAGCGTGGAGGAAGCCGATACGCTGGACATGCTGAAAGGCCTGCTGGCGCAGGCCAGCCTGGCCGCATGA